A DNA window from Gorilla gorilla gorilla isolate KB3781 chromosome 6, NHGRI_mGorGor1-v2.1_pri, whole genome shotgun sequence contains the following coding sequences:
- the AMZ1 gene encoding archaemetzincin-1 isoform X3 translates to MLQCRPAQEFSFGPRALKDALVSTDAALQQLYVSAFSPAERLFLAEAYNPQRTLFCTLLIRTGFDWLLSRPEAPEDFQTFHASLQHRKPRLARKHIYLQPIDLSEEPVGSSLLHQLCSCTEAFFLGLRVKCLPSVAAASIRCSSRPSRDSDRLQLHTDGILSFLKNNKPGDALCVLGLTLSDLYPHEAWSFTFSKFLPGHEVGVCSFARFSGEFPKSGPSAPDPALVEAAADGPEAPLQDRGWALCFSALGMVQCCKVTCHELCHLLGLGNCRWLRCLMQGALSLDEALRRPLDLCPICLRKLQHVLGFRLIERYQDQARDGKPFHRPRPSVPLRTLPSHP, encoded by the exons ATGCTGCAGTGTAGACCCGCACAGGAGTTCAGCttcgggccccgggccctgaagGACGCTCTGGTCTCCACTGACGCAGCCCTGCAGCAGCTGTATGTGTCCGCCTTCTCCCCTGCCGAGCGGCTCTTCCTGGCCGAGGCCTACAACCCGCAGAGGACGCTCTTCTGCACCCTGCTCATCCGCACGGGCTTCGACTGGCTCCTGAGCCGACCCGAGGCCCCCGAGGACTTCCAGACCTTCCACGCCTCCCTGCAGCACCGGAAGCCCCGCCTAGCTCGGAAGCACATCTACCTACAGCCGATAG ACCTGAGCGAGGAGCCGGTGGGAAGCTCCCTGCTGCACCAGCTGTGCAGCTGCACGGAGGCTTTCTTCCTGGGCCTGCGTGTCAAGTGCCTGCCGTCGGTGGCAGCCGCGTCCATCCGCTGCTCCTCGCGGCCCAGCCGGGACTCTGACAGGCTCCAGCTCCACACAG ACGGCATCCTGTCCTTCTTGAAGAACAACAAGCCAGGGGACGCACTGTGTGTGCTGGGCCTCACGCTGTCTGACCTGTACCCCCACGAGGCCTGGAGCTTCACCTTCAGCAAGTTCCTTCCAGGGCACG AAGTGGGCGTCTGCAGCTTCGCCCGGTTCTCAGGGGAATTCCCGAAGTCAGGGCCCAGCGCCCCTGATCCGGCCCTGGTAGAGGCAGCAGCAGACGGCCCCGAGGCGCCCCTGCAGGACAGGGGCTGGGCCCTGTGCTTCAGTGCCCTGGGGATGGTTCAGTGCTGCAAG GTCACGTGCCACGAGCTCTGCCACCTTCTGGGCCTGGGGAACTGCCGCTGGCTCCGCTGCCTCATGCAGGGTGCGCTCAGCCTGGACGAGGCCCTGCGGCGGCCCCTGGACCTCTGTCCCATCTGCCTGAGGAAGCTGCAGCATGTCCTGGGTTTCAGGCTCATCGAGAGGTACCAG